In Xenopus tropicalis strain Nigerian chromosome 5, UCB_Xtro_10.0, whole genome shotgun sequence, one genomic interval encodes:
- the LOC116406447 gene encoding uncharacterized protein LOC116406447, producing the protein MKSLIFTLLIFTGFLRVSSMYLYWGDNGLCTRVPMASQLLVSSLSISLIFIGFVRRFLCNVQYSAAAHLIRVTCSLQERPINDDDEKFYYGTEPVAHAVPGPVCPVPIERNKEEFQCGNTQFVQEKPEPLPLLIPGDITCDGLLCPILPTAGQNPNPQPDLSGAIMQDFLPILPYIKRLFRDTEQQPSMEEILMDFLSPQTLILILLELSCLYIWDKMKAQEAGDGACAGTESEGEQSAAIKPHNHEEDEEEEALQMRESTKRKPRAAKVFFSRKKQICFSNEHQGSKPKGKRLGFNVRRCLCRSPRETERKRRTRGEEKREFQQLSLQFLSLCLGGDC; encoded by the exons ATGAAATCACTGATCTTCACACTTTTGATTTTTACCGGATTTTTACGAGTAAGTTCTATGTATTTATACTGGGGGGATAATGGGCTCTGTACCCGAGTCCCTATGGCTTCCCAGTTATTAGTCTCATCTCTCAGTATTTCACTTATTTTTATTGGGTTTGTCAGAAGGTTTCTATGCAATGTACAGTACAGCGCCGCGGCCCATCTGATCCGTGTCACTTGTTCCCTACAGGAAAGACCTATCAATGACGATGATGAGAAATTCTATTATGGGACTGAGCCAGTAGCCCACGCTGTGCCCGGGCCAGTTTGCCCAGTGCCCATAGAAAGGAACAAAGAGGAGTTCCAGTGCGGCAATACCCAGTTTGTACAGGAGAAGCCCGAGCCGCTGCCCCTGCTCATTCCTGGGGATATAACATGTGAT GGCTTGCTGTGTCCCATTCTACCTACAGCGGGTCAGAACCCAAACCCACAGCCAGATCTGAGCGGCGCCATCATGCAG GATTTCCTACCAATTCTGCCTTATATCAAGCGCCTCTTCCGTGATACCGAGCAGCAGCCTAGTATGGAGGAGATCCTTATG GACTTTTTGTCTCCACAAACCCTCATCCTCATCCTACTGGAACTCTCTTGTCTGTATATTTGGGACAAAATGAAGGCACAAGAGGCCGGAGATGGTGCCTGTGCCGGGACAGAGAGTGAAGGGGAACAGAGCGCGGCTATAAAGCCCCATAACCATGAGGAAGATGAGGAGGAAGAAGCGCTACAAATGAGAGAAAGCACAAAGCGGAAGCCTAGAGCCGCTAAAGTTTTCTTTTCGCGGAAAAAGCAAATCTGTTTTTCTAACGAACATCAAGGATCAAAGCCTAAAGGGAAACGTCTGGGCTTTAATGTTAGAAGGTGTTTGTGTCGCAGCCCAAGGGaaacagagagaaagagaagaacGAGAGGAGAAGAGAAGAGGGAATTCCAGCAGCTTTCCCTACAGTTCCTGAGCCTGTGCCTGGGGGGGGATTGCTGA